One genomic segment of Mytilus galloprovincialis chromosome 5, xbMytGall1.hap1.1, whole genome shotgun sequence includes these proteins:
- the LOC143075995 gene encoding uncharacterized protein LOC143075995 encodes MASLVANYGSESDSEDESPVEKSVESTEDKRQNYLITEDNDSDESDISNHSNKEEIDSKNEAERLPNPLLEPLPSASNSLQPSAGASVFVTQYHIAEKEKELILEKHVKLSATKIATGKKQQICHKFKRGRCRFGNNCKYSHDIDNCSIVQNVPFDQETDPFTGVNKIPLFTDRVKKPLHQPKYIPAMKEEENEDDSYMGGMKRKNRAGLSGGLIPSKKALSSLGRQRAAERPWTVDK; translated from the exons ATGGCATCTTTGGTAGCTAATTATGGTAGTGAAAGTGACAGCGAAGACGAAAGTCCTGTAGA aAAATCTGTAGAGTCTACGGAAGATAAAAGACAGAATTATTTAATAACAGAAGACAATGACAGTGATGAAAGTGACATTAGTAACCATAGCAACAAAGAAGAAATAGATTCTAAAAATGAAGCTGAGAGACTTCCCAACCCTCTACTTGAGCCGTTACCAAGTGCTTCAAACTCTTTGCAACCATCAGCTGGTGCTTCAGTATTTGTTACTCAATATCATATAGCAGAGAAAGAAAAAGAATTAATTCTTGAAAAACATGTGAAACTTTCCGCAACAAAAATAGCAACTGGCAAAAAACAGCAGATATGTCATAAGTTTAAGAGAGGGAGATGTAGATTCGGAAACAATTGCAAATATTCTCATGACATAGATAACTGTTCTATAGTTCAAAATGTCCCTTTCGATCAGGAGACTGATCCATTCACAGGGGTGAATAAAATTCCCCTTTTTACGGACAGAGTAAAGAAGCCTTTACATCAGCCGAAATATATTCCTGCTATGAAAGAGGAAGAGAATGAAGATGACAGTTACATGGGAggtatgaaaagaaaaaatagaGCTGGACTCTCTGGAGGTCTTATACCTTCGAAAAAAGCACTATCCTCTTTGGGTAGACAGAGGGCTGCAGAAAGACCATGGACTgttgataaataa